A genomic stretch from Telopea speciosissima isolate NSW1024214 ecotype Mountain lineage chromosome 7, Tspe_v1, whole genome shotgun sequence includes:
- the LOC122669850 gene encoding uncharacterized protein LOC122669850 isoform X3, translating to MVGSDLSTEELCKASPKLSKPVIAVNPHVTVLDDFCPPIVEQFIDFDSIDDWVVEYDPVEMSIGGSNHCPLGSVTNTSVEETLKRIVPGKLENLGSQIVEGMEKVTLVVTSESSDQISIKSELVVTSESSDQISSKSEKLEELDEKGSDERRAIVQSVTEETKVVVNGELGFKVSLDTNLEKPEAVTSVSGPESVELSDEDENDSSSRSESDISSSSSSSSSSSEEEDEEEEEEEDKGDMVAVGEIEEGEIRDLDNGIVAESDDEEEACMLRGSIRSNNELEILPPVPHVDVALEPHHHTLPVGVISSIMGTKIVVEGLENHNPLNEGSILWITEARLPLGLVDEIFGPVKNPYYVVRYNSDTEIPAGIHEGTSVSFVEAFANHVLNDQNLYKKGYDASGENDEELSDEGEFSDDEKEAEYRRMQRIAKRGIDDRQLGNRDFVDRKKAPQKGEFRKKIHPSAPPPACGSRPRGIPNQCHTNTPSVIAPVGFGSRPRGIPTQCHTHTPSVAAPVGCGGCACSHSTGPGIASMSTNVPSVSQVGQATYCTPQHLFALNNGVWTNGMQSLQQPQQQQQQHAVFPNINGLPSQQQNVSLPGGQHFQYPHPFFMNLPNGMPIQQQQQFDPTQMLLPSMALPYGQPNFSTRPASTPWTGFVGQPGFSQATFGMGFQGQLGHSSMNSGEQGVMSNGHVVNRAMDCNHLVLHKEALLLPRNFIREHLRLMGESCTGEVVVVLLVVEVGGNLGEILFLVVYFSALILKITYKLLRDEVVIILEIM from the exons ATGGTTGGTTCCGACCTCTCCACTGAAGAACTCTGCAAAGCTTCTCCCAAACTCTCCAAGCCAGTGATAGCAGTCAACCCTCATGTCACCGTGCTTGACGATTTCTGCCCACCAATTGTCGAGCAGTTTATAGATTTTGATTCTATAGACGATTGGGTTGTTGAGTACGATCCAGTTGAAATGTCGATTGGAGGAAGCAACCATTGTCCCCTTGGCTCTGTTACTAATACCAGTGTTGAAGAAACCCTCAAAAGAAT AGTTCCTGGAAAGTTGGAGAATCTTGGTTCTCAAATAGTGGAGGGAATGGAGAAGGTTACTTTGGTTGTTACTTCCGAGAGTTCTGATCAAATTTCTATTAAGTCGGAA TTGGTTGTTACTTCGGAGAGTTCTGATCAAATTTCTAGTAAGTCGGAAAAATTGGAAGAGTTGGATGAAAAGGGATCAGATGAACGTAGGGCAATCGTTCAGAGTGTCACCGAAGAAACAAAAGTTGTTGTAAATGGAGAACTGGGGTTTAAGGTCTCTTTGGATACTAATCTGGAAAAGCCAGAGGCAGTTACTAGCGTGAGTGGCCCAGAGAGTGTAGAACTCAGTGATGAAGACGAGAATGATAGTAGTTCGAGGTCGGAGAGTGACATTTCTTCCTCGtcgtcttcatcttcttcaagcaGTGAAGAAGAGgacgaagaggaagaagaagaggaggataaGGGAGACATGGTGGCTGTTGGAGAAATTGAAGAAGGTGAAATAAGGGATCTTGATAATGGGATTGTTGCTgaaagtgatgatgaagaagaagcctGCATGCTGAGAGGATCCATAAGATCAAATAATGAGCTTGAG ATTCTCCCTCCAGTTCCTCATGTGGATGTTGCCCTGGAACCTCACCATCACACCTTGCCTGTTGGAGTTATTTCATCT ATCATGGGAACAAAAATTGTCGTGGAAGGGCTAGAGAATCACAACCCCCTTAATGAGGGTTCTATCCTCTGGATCACAGAGGCTAGGTTGCCACTAGGGCTGGTAGATGAGATCTTTGGACCTGTCAAGAACCCTTATTATGTTGTACGGTACAATTCAGATACGGAGATTCCTGCTGGAATACATGAAGGCACCTCTGTGTCCTTTGTTGAGGCTTTTGCTAACCATGTCCTCAATGATCAGAATCTCTACAAGAAAGGTTATGATGCATCTGGTGAGAATGACGAAGAATTATCTGATGAAGGTGAGTTCTCTGATGATGAAAAGGAGGCTGAATACAGAAGAATGCAGAGGATTGCAAAGCGAGGGATAGATGATCGTCAGCTTGGGAACCGGGATTTTGTGGACAGGAAGAAAGCACCACAAAAGGGTGAATTCCGGAAAAAAATCCACCCTTCAGCCCCACCTCCTGCTTGTGGCAGTCGGCCACGAGGAATTCCAAACCAATGCCATACAAATACACCGTCTGTTATAGCACCAGTTGG TTTTGGCAGTCGGCCACGAGGAATTCCAACCCAATGCCATACACATACACCATCTGTTGCAGCACCAGTTGGTTGTGGTGGTTGTGCTTGCTCTCATAGCACTGGACCAGGCATTGCCAGTATGTCTACAAATGTTCCATCTGTTTCACAAGTGGGGCAGGCTACCTACTGTACACCTCAGCATTTATTTGCATTAAATAATGGGGTTTGGACCAATGGAATGCAATCTCTGCAGCAGccgcagcagcagcagcagcagcatgcAGTCTTTCCTAATATTAATGGGCTCCCTTCTCAGCAACAGAATGTATCCTTACCAGGTGGGCAGCATTTCCAGTATCCTCATCCATTCTTTATGAATTTGCCAAATGGAATGCCAattcagcagcagcagcagtttGATCCTACTCAGATGCTACTGCCGAGTATGGCCTTGCCATATGGGCAGCCAAATTTCTCAACAAGGCCTGCATCGACACCTTGGACAGGGTTTGTAGGCCAACCTGGATTCAGCCAGGCAACATTTGGTATGGGCTTCCAGGGTCAGCTTGGGCACTCATCCATGAATTCTGGTGAGCAAGGAGTTATGTCTA ATGGTCATGTAGTGAACAGGGCAATGGATTGCAACCACCTGGTGTTACACAAAGAAGCTTTGCTTCTCCCCAGAAATTTCATCAGGGAACATCTTCGACTCATGGGAGAAAGCTGTACCGGAGAGGTGGTAGTAGTTTTGTTGGTGGTAGAGGTCGGAGGCAATCTGGGTGAGATTCTGTTCTTAGTGGTTTACTTTTCAGCTTTGATTTTAAAAATAACTTACAAATTGTTGAGAGATGAAGTTGTGATAATTTTGGAAATTATGTAA
- the LOC122669850 gene encoding H/ACA ribonucleoprotein complex non-core subunit NAF1-like isoform X5: protein MVGSDLSTEELCKASPKLSKPVIAVNPHVTVLDDFCPPIVEQFIDFDSIDDWVVEYDPVEMSIGGSNHCPLGSVTNTSVEETLKGVVPGELENFSSQIDEGMEKVSLVVTSESSDQISSKSEKLEELDEKGSDERRAIVQSVTEETKVVVNGELGFKVSLDTNLEKPEAVTSVSGPESVELSDEDENDSSSRSESDISSSSSSSSSSSEEEDEEEEEEEDKGDMVAVGEIEEGEIRDLDNGIVAESDDEEEACMLRGSIRSNNELEILPPVPHVDVALEPHHHTLPVGVISSIMGTKIVVEGLENHNPLNEGSILWITEARLPLGLVDEIFGPVKNPYYVVRYNSDTEIPAGIHEGTSVSFVEAFANHVLNDQNLYKKGYDASGENDEELSDEGEFSDDEKEAEYRRMQRIAKRGIDDRQLGNRDFVDRKKAPQKGEFRKKIHPSAPPPACGSRPRGIPNQCHTNTPSVIAPVGFGSRPRGIPTQCHTHTPSVAAPVGCGGCACSHSTGPGIASMSTNVPSVSQVGQATYCTPQHLFALNNGVWTNGMQSLQQPQQQQQQHAVFPNINGLPSQQQNVSLPGGQHFQYPHPFFMNLPNGMPIQQQQQFDPTQMLLPSMALPYGQPNFSTRPASTPWTGFVGQPGFSQATFGMGFQGQLGHSSMNSGEQGVMSNGHVVNRAMDCNHLVLHKEALLLPRNFIREHLRLMGESCTGEVVVVLLVVEVGGNLGEILFLVVYFSALILKITYKLLRDEVVIILEIM, encoded by the exons ATGGTTGGTTCCGACCTCTCCACTGAAGAACTCTGCAAAGCTTCTCCCAAACTCTCCAAGCCAGTGATAGCAGTCAACCCTCATGTCACCGTGCTTGACGATTTCTGCCCACCAATTGTCGAGCAGTTTATAGATTTTGATTCTATAGACGATTGGGTTGTTGAGTACGATCCAGTTGAAATGTCGATTGGAGGAAGCAACCATTGTCCCCTTGGCTCTGTTACTAATACCAGTGTTGAAGAAACCCTCAA AGGAGTAGTTCCTGGAGAGTTGGAGAATTTTAGTTCTCAAATAGATGAGGGAATGGAGAAGGTTAGTTTGGTTGTTACTTCGGAGAGTTCTGATCAAATTTCTAGTAAGTCGGAAAAATTGGAAGAGTTGGATGAAAAGGGATCAGATGAACGTAGGGCAATCGTTCAGAGTGTCACCGAAGAAACAAAAGTTGTTGTAAATGGAGAACTGGGGTTTAAGGTCTCTTTGGATACTAATCTGGAAAAGCCAGAGGCAGTTACTAGCGTGAGTGGCCCAGAGAGTGTAGAACTCAGTGATGAAGACGAGAATGATAGTAGTTCGAGGTCGGAGAGTGACATTTCTTCCTCGtcgtcttcatcttcttcaagcaGTGAAGAAGAGgacgaagaggaagaagaagaggaggataaGGGAGACATGGTGGCTGTTGGAGAAATTGAAGAAGGTGAAATAAGGGATCTTGATAATGGGATTGTTGCTgaaagtgatgatgaagaagaagcctGCATGCTGAGAGGATCCATAAGATCAAATAATGAGCTTGAG ATTCTCCCTCCAGTTCCTCATGTGGATGTTGCCCTGGAACCTCACCATCACACCTTGCCTGTTGGAGTTATTTCATCT ATCATGGGAACAAAAATTGTCGTGGAAGGGCTAGAGAATCACAACCCCCTTAATGAGGGTTCTATCCTCTGGATCACAGAGGCTAGGTTGCCACTAGGGCTGGTAGATGAGATCTTTGGACCTGTCAAGAACCCTTATTATGTTGTACGGTACAATTCAGATACGGAGATTCCTGCTGGAATACATGAAGGCACCTCTGTGTCCTTTGTTGAGGCTTTTGCTAACCATGTCCTCAATGATCAGAATCTCTACAAGAAAGGTTATGATGCATCTGGTGAGAATGACGAAGAATTATCTGATGAAGGTGAGTTCTCTGATGATGAAAAGGAGGCTGAATACAGAAGAATGCAGAGGATTGCAAAGCGAGGGATAGATGATCGTCAGCTTGGGAACCGGGATTTTGTGGACAGGAAGAAAGCACCACAAAAGGGTGAATTCCGGAAAAAAATCCACCCTTCAGCCCCACCTCCTGCTTGTGGCAGTCGGCCACGAGGAATTCCAAACCAATGCCATACAAATACACCGTCTGTTATAGCACCAGTTGG TTTTGGCAGTCGGCCACGAGGAATTCCAACCCAATGCCATACACATACACCATCTGTTGCAGCACCAGTTGGTTGTGGTGGTTGTGCTTGCTCTCATAGCACTGGACCAGGCATTGCCAGTATGTCTACAAATGTTCCATCTGTTTCACAAGTGGGGCAGGCTACCTACTGTACACCTCAGCATTTATTTGCATTAAATAATGGGGTTTGGACCAATGGAATGCAATCTCTGCAGCAGccgcagcagcagcagcagcagcatgcAGTCTTTCCTAATATTAATGGGCTCCCTTCTCAGCAACAGAATGTATCCTTACCAGGTGGGCAGCATTTCCAGTATCCTCATCCATTCTTTATGAATTTGCCAAATGGAATGCCAattcagcagcagcagcagtttGATCCTACTCAGATGCTACTGCCGAGTATGGCCTTGCCATATGGGCAGCCAAATTTCTCAACAAGGCCTGCATCGACACCTTGGACAGGGTTTGTAGGCCAACCTGGATTCAGCCAGGCAACATTTGGTATGGGCTTCCAGGGTCAGCTTGGGCACTCATCCATGAATTCTGGTGAGCAAGGAGTTATGTCTA ATGGTCATGTAGTGAACAGGGCAATGGATTGCAACCACCTGGTGTTACACAAAGAAGCTTTGCTTCTCCCCAGAAATTTCATCAGGGAACATCTTCGACTCATGGGAGAAAGCTGTACCGGAGAGGTGGTAGTAGTTTTGTTGGTGGTAGAGGTCGGAGGCAATCTGGGTGAGATTCTGTTCTTAGTGGTTTACTTTTCAGCTTTGATTTTAAAAATAACTTACAAATTGTTGAGAGATGAAGTTGTGATAATTTTGGAAATTATGTAA
- the LOC122669850 gene encoding H/ACA ribonucleoprotein complex non-core subunit NAF1-like isoform X4 → MVGSDLSTEELCKASPKLSKPVIAVNPHVTVLDDFCPPIVEQFIDFDSIDDWVVEYDPVEMSIGGSNHCPLGSVTNTSVEETLKRMADEIPFVEGAVPGKLENLGSQIVEGMEKVTLVVTSESSDQISIKSELVVTSESSDQISSKSEKLEELDEKGSDERRAIVQSVTEETKVVVNGELGFKVSLDTNLEKPEAVTSVSGPESVELSDEDENDSSSRSESDISSSSSSSSSSSEEEDEEEEEEEDKGDMVAVGEIEEGEIRDLDNGIVAESDDEEEACMLRGSIRSNNELEILPPVPHVDVALEPHHHTLPVGVISSIMGTKIVVEGLENHNPLNEGSILWITEARLPLGLVDEIFGPVKNPYYVVRYNSDTEIPAGIHEGTSVSFVEAFANHVLNDQNLYKKGYDASGENDEELSDEGEFSDDEKEAEYRRMQRIAKRGIDDRQLGNRDFVDRKKAPQKGEFRKKIHPSAPPPACGSRPRGIPNQCHTPSVAAPVGCGGCACSHSTGPGIASMSTNVPSVSQVGQATYCTPQHLFALNNGVWTNGMQSLQQPQQQQQQHAVFPNINGLPSQQQNVSLPGGQHFQYPHPFFMNLPNGMPIQQQQQFDPTQMLLPSMALPYGQPNFSTRPASTPWTGFVGQPGFSQATFGMGFQGQLGHSSMNSGEQGVMSNGHVVNRAMDCNHLVLHKEALLLPRNFIREHLRLMGESCTGEVVVVLLVVEVGGNLGEILFLVVYFSALILKITYKLLRDEVVIILEIM, encoded by the exons ATGGTTGGTTCCGACCTCTCCACTGAAGAACTCTGCAAAGCTTCTCCCAAACTCTCCAAGCCAGTGATAGCAGTCAACCCTCATGTCACCGTGCTTGACGATTTCTGCCCACCAATTGTCGAGCAGTTTATAGATTTTGATTCTATAGACGATTGGGTTGTTGAGTACGATCCAGTTGAAATGTCGATTGGAGGAAGCAACCATTGTCCCCTTGGCTCTGTTACTAATACCAGTGTTGAAGAAACCCTCAAAAGAATGGCTGACGAAATCCCATTTGTAGAAGGAGCAGTTCCTGGAAAGTTGGAGAATCTTGGTTCTCAAATAGTGGAGGGAATGGAGAAGGTTACTTTGGTTGTTACTTCCGAGAGTTCTGATCAAATTTCTATTAAGTCGGAA TTGGTTGTTACTTCGGAGAGTTCTGATCAAATTTCTAGTAAGTCGGAAAAATTGGAAGAGTTGGATGAAAAGGGATCAGATGAACGTAGGGCAATCGTTCAGAGTGTCACCGAAGAAACAAAAGTTGTTGTAAATGGAGAACTGGGGTTTAAGGTCTCTTTGGATACTAATCTGGAAAAGCCAGAGGCAGTTACTAGCGTGAGTGGCCCAGAGAGTGTAGAACTCAGTGATGAAGACGAGAATGATAGTAGTTCGAGGTCGGAGAGTGACATTTCTTCCTCGtcgtcttcatcttcttcaagcaGTGAAGAAGAGgacgaagaggaagaagaagaggaggataaGGGAGACATGGTGGCTGTTGGAGAAATTGAAGAAGGTGAAATAAGGGATCTTGATAATGGGATTGTTGCTgaaagtgatgatgaagaagaagcctGCATGCTGAGAGGATCCATAAGATCAAATAATGAGCTTGAG ATTCTCCCTCCAGTTCCTCATGTGGATGTTGCCCTGGAACCTCACCATCACACCTTGCCTGTTGGAGTTATTTCATCT ATCATGGGAACAAAAATTGTCGTGGAAGGGCTAGAGAATCACAACCCCCTTAATGAGGGTTCTATCCTCTGGATCACAGAGGCTAGGTTGCCACTAGGGCTGGTAGATGAGATCTTTGGACCTGTCAAGAACCCTTATTATGTTGTACGGTACAATTCAGATACGGAGATTCCTGCTGGAATACATGAAGGCACCTCTGTGTCCTTTGTTGAGGCTTTTGCTAACCATGTCCTCAATGATCAGAATCTCTACAAGAAAGGTTATGATGCATCTGGTGAGAATGACGAAGAATTATCTGATGAAGGTGAGTTCTCTGATGATGAAAAGGAGGCTGAATACAGAAGAATGCAGAGGATTGCAAAGCGAGGGATAGATGATCGTCAGCTTGGGAACCGGGATTTTGTGGACAGGAAGAAAGCACCACAAAAGGGTGAATTCCGGAAAAAAATCCACCCTTCAGCCCCACCTCCTGCTTGTGGCAGTCGGCCACGAGGAATTCCAAACCAATGCC ATACACCATCTGTTGCAGCACCAGTTGGTTGTGGTGGTTGTGCTTGCTCTCATAGCACTGGACCAGGCATTGCCAGTATGTCTACAAATGTTCCATCTGTTTCACAAGTGGGGCAGGCTACCTACTGTACACCTCAGCATTTATTTGCATTAAATAATGGGGTTTGGACCAATGGAATGCAATCTCTGCAGCAGccgcagcagcagcagcagcagcatgcAGTCTTTCCTAATATTAATGGGCTCCCTTCTCAGCAACAGAATGTATCCTTACCAGGTGGGCAGCATTTCCAGTATCCTCATCCATTCTTTATGAATTTGCCAAATGGAATGCCAattcagcagcagcagcagtttGATCCTACTCAGATGCTACTGCCGAGTATGGCCTTGCCATATGGGCAGCCAAATTTCTCAACAAGGCCTGCATCGACACCTTGGACAGGGTTTGTAGGCCAACCTGGATTCAGCCAGGCAACATTTGGTATGGGCTTCCAGGGTCAGCTTGGGCACTCATCCATGAATTCTGGTGAGCAAGGAGTTATGTCTA ATGGTCATGTAGTGAACAGGGCAATGGATTGCAACCACCTGGTGTTACACAAAGAAGCTTTGCTTCTCCCCAGAAATTTCATCAGGGAACATCTTCGACTCATGGGAGAAAGCTGTACCGGAGAGGTGGTAGTAGTTTTGTTGGTGGTAGAGGTCGGAGGCAATCTGGGTGAGATTCTGTTCTTAGTGGTTTACTTTTCAGCTTTGATTTTAAAAATAACTTACAAATTGTTGAGAGATGAAGTTGTGATAATTTTGGAAATTATGTAA
- the LOC122669850 gene encoding uncharacterized protein LOC122669850 isoform X1, whose protein sequence is MVGSDLSTEELCKASPKLSKPVIAVNPHVTVLDDFCPPIVEQFIDFDSIDDWVVEYDPVEMSIGGSNHCPLGSVTNTSVEETLKRMADEIPFVEGAVPGKLENLGSQIVEGMEKVTLVVTSESSDQISIKSELVVTSESSDQISSKSEKLEELDEKGSDERRAIVQSVTEETKVVVNGELGFKVSLDTNLEKPEAVTSVSGPESVELSDEDENDSSSRSESDISSSSSSSSSSSEEEDEEEEEEEDKGDMVAVGEIEEGEIRDLDNGIVAESDDEEEACMLRGSIRSNNELEILPPVPHVDVALEPHHHTLPVGVISSIMGTKIVVEGLENHNPLNEGSILWITEARLPLGLVDEIFGPVKNPYYVVRYNSDTEIPAGIHEGTSVSFVEAFANHVLNDQNLYKKGYDASGENDEELSDEGEFSDDEKEAEYRRMQRIAKRGIDDRQLGNRDFVDRKKAPQKGEFRKKIHPSAPPPACGSRPRGIPNQCHTNTPSVIAPVGFGSRPRGIPTQCHTHTPSVAAPVGCGGCACSHSTGPGIASMSTNVPSVSQVGQATYCTPQHLFALNNGVWTNGMQSLQQPQQQQQQHAVFPNINGLPSQQQNVSLPGGQHFQYPHPFFMNLPNGMPIQQQQQFDPTQMLLPSMALPYGQPNFSTRPASTPWTGFVGQPGFSQATFGMGFQGQLGHSSMNSGEQGVMSNGHVVNRAMDCNHLVLHKEALLLPRNFIREHLRLMGESCTGEVVVVLLVVEVGGNLGEILFLVVYFSALILKITYKLLRDEVVIILEIM, encoded by the exons ATGGTTGGTTCCGACCTCTCCACTGAAGAACTCTGCAAAGCTTCTCCCAAACTCTCCAAGCCAGTGATAGCAGTCAACCCTCATGTCACCGTGCTTGACGATTTCTGCCCACCAATTGTCGAGCAGTTTATAGATTTTGATTCTATAGACGATTGGGTTGTTGAGTACGATCCAGTTGAAATGTCGATTGGAGGAAGCAACCATTGTCCCCTTGGCTCTGTTACTAATACCAGTGTTGAAGAAACCCTCAAAAGAATGGCTGACGAAATCCCATTTGTAGAAGGAGCAGTTCCTGGAAAGTTGGAGAATCTTGGTTCTCAAATAGTGGAGGGAATGGAGAAGGTTACTTTGGTTGTTACTTCCGAGAGTTCTGATCAAATTTCTATTAAGTCGGAA TTGGTTGTTACTTCGGAGAGTTCTGATCAAATTTCTAGTAAGTCGGAAAAATTGGAAGAGTTGGATGAAAAGGGATCAGATGAACGTAGGGCAATCGTTCAGAGTGTCACCGAAGAAACAAAAGTTGTTGTAAATGGAGAACTGGGGTTTAAGGTCTCTTTGGATACTAATCTGGAAAAGCCAGAGGCAGTTACTAGCGTGAGTGGCCCAGAGAGTGTAGAACTCAGTGATGAAGACGAGAATGATAGTAGTTCGAGGTCGGAGAGTGACATTTCTTCCTCGtcgtcttcatcttcttcaagcaGTGAAGAAGAGgacgaagaggaagaagaagaggaggataaGGGAGACATGGTGGCTGTTGGAGAAATTGAAGAAGGTGAAATAAGGGATCTTGATAATGGGATTGTTGCTgaaagtgatgatgaagaagaagcctGCATGCTGAGAGGATCCATAAGATCAAATAATGAGCTTGAG ATTCTCCCTCCAGTTCCTCATGTGGATGTTGCCCTGGAACCTCACCATCACACCTTGCCTGTTGGAGTTATTTCATCT ATCATGGGAACAAAAATTGTCGTGGAAGGGCTAGAGAATCACAACCCCCTTAATGAGGGTTCTATCCTCTGGATCACAGAGGCTAGGTTGCCACTAGGGCTGGTAGATGAGATCTTTGGACCTGTCAAGAACCCTTATTATGTTGTACGGTACAATTCAGATACGGAGATTCCTGCTGGAATACATGAAGGCACCTCTGTGTCCTTTGTTGAGGCTTTTGCTAACCATGTCCTCAATGATCAGAATCTCTACAAGAAAGGTTATGATGCATCTGGTGAGAATGACGAAGAATTATCTGATGAAGGTGAGTTCTCTGATGATGAAAAGGAGGCTGAATACAGAAGAATGCAGAGGATTGCAAAGCGAGGGATAGATGATCGTCAGCTTGGGAACCGGGATTTTGTGGACAGGAAGAAAGCACCACAAAAGGGTGAATTCCGGAAAAAAATCCACCCTTCAGCCCCACCTCCTGCTTGTGGCAGTCGGCCACGAGGAATTCCAAACCAATGCCATACAAATACACCGTCTGTTATAGCACCAGTTGG TTTTGGCAGTCGGCCACGAGGAATTCCAACCCAATGCCATACACATACACCATCTGTTGCAGCACCAGTTGGTTGTGGTGGTTGTGCTTGCTCTCATAGCACTGGACCAGGCATTGCCAGTATGTCTACAAATGTTCCATCTGTTTCACAAGTGGGGCAGGCTACCTACTGTACACCTCAGCATTTATTTGCATTAAATAATGGGGTTTGGACCAATGGAATGCAATCTCTGCAGCAGccgcagcagcagcagcagcagcatgcAGTCTTTCCTAATATTAATGGGCTCCCTTCTCAGCAACAGAATGTATCCTTACCAGGTGGGCAGCATTTCCAGTATCCTCATCCATTCTTTATGAATTTGCCAAATGGAATGCCAattcagcagcagcagcagtttGATCCTACTCAGATGCTACTGCCGAGTATGGCCTTGCCATATGGGCAGCCAAATTTCTCAACAAGGCCTGCATCGACACCTTGGACAGGGTTTGTAGGCCAACCTGGATTCAGCCAGGCAACATTTGGTATGGGCTTCCAGGGTCAGCTTGGGCACTCATCCATGAATTCTGGTGAGCAAGGAGTTATGTCTA ATGGTCATGTAGTGAACAGGGCAATGGATTGCAACCACCTGGTGTTACACAAAGAAGCTTTGCTTCTCCCCAGAAATTTCATCAGGGAACATCTTCGACTCATGGGAGAAAGCTGTACCGGAGAGGTGGTAGTAGTTTTGTTGGTGGTAGAGGTCGGAGGCAATCTGGGTGAGATTCTGTTCTTAGTGGTTTACTTTTCAGCTTTGATTTTAAAAATAACTTACAAATTGTTGAGAGATGAAGTTGTGATAATTTTGGAAATTATGTAA